Proteins encoded in a region of the Suricata suricatta isolate VVHF042 chromosome 10, meerkat_22Aug2017_6uvM2_HiC, whole genome shotgun sequence genome:
- the UCMA gene encoding unique cartilage matrix-associated protein isoform X3, translated as MAWRQLLLACLSAAVLLTTENKQKLRADELRREYYEEQRNEFENFVEEQNDEQEERSREAIEQWRQWHYDGLYPSYLYNRHHL; from the exons ATGGCCTGGAGACAGCTGCTTCTCGCCTGTCTCTCGGCTGCTGTGCTCCTCACCA CGGAGAACAAGCAGAAGCTGCGGGCCGACGAGTTGCGGAGAGAGTACTACGAGGAACAGAGGAACGAGTTTGAGAACTTCGTGGAGGAGCAAAACGACG aacaggaagaaaggagcCGGGAAGCTATTGAGCAATGGCGCCAGTGGCATTACGATGGCCTGTACCCATCGTATCTCTATAACCGCCACCACCTCTGA
- the UCMA gene encoding unique cartilage matrix-associated protein isoform X2: MAWRQLLLACLSAAVLLTMLQEGTGASVGSQQGAGQDAQEAENKQKLRADELRREYYEEQRNEFENFVEEQNDEQEERSREAIEQWRQWHYDGLYPSYLYNRHHL, from the exons ATGGCCTGGAGACAGCTGCTTCTCGCCTGTCTCTCGGCTGCTGTGCTCCTCACCA TGCTGCAGGAGGGCACTGGTGCCTCGGTGGGCAGCCAGCAGGGGGCAGGACAAGACGCCCAGGAAG CGGAGAACAAGCAGAAGCTGCGGGCCGACGAGTTGCGGAGAGAGTACTACGAGGAACAGAGGAACGAGTTTGAGAACTTCGTGGAGGAGCAAAACGACG aacaggaagaaaggagcCGGGAAGCTATTGAGCAATGGCGCCAGTGGCATTACGATGGCCTGTACCCATCGTATCTCTATAACCGCCACCACCTCTGA
- the UCMA gene encoding unique cartilage matrix-associated protein isoform X1 yields the protein MAWRQLLLACLSAAVLLTMLQEGTGASVGSQQGAGQDAQEDVEKKIFMRESDASNFLKRRGKRSSKSQDEVNAENKQKLRADELRREYYEEQRNEFENFVEEQNDEQEERSREAIEQWRQWHYDGLYPSYLYNRHHL from the exons ATGGCCTGGAGACAGCTGCTTCTCGCCTGTCTCTCGGCTGCTGTGCTCCTCACCA TGCTGCAGGAGGGCACTGGTGCCTCGGTGGGCAGCCAGCAGGGGGCAGGACAAGACGCCCAGGAAG ATGTGGAAAAGAAGATCTTCATGCGGGAATCAGATGCCTCGAATTTCCTCAAGAGGCGCGGCAAGCGGTCCTCAAAATCCCAAGACGAGGTCAACG CGGAGAACAAGCAGAAGCTGCGGGCCGACGAGTTGCGGAGAGAGTACTACGAGGAACAGAGGAACGAGTTTGAGAACTTCGTGGAGGAGCAAAACGACG aacaggaagaaaggagcCGGGAAGCTATTGAGCAATGGCGCCAGTGGCATTACGATGGCCTGTACCCATCGTATCTCTATAACCGCCACCACCTCTGA